The Arcobacter roscoffensis genome segment TTTAATTCATTTTTAGAAATATATAAAGAATAGTAGTCATTTTCTTTTTTTAATTTCCTATTTTTTTCCTTTAAAGAATTTGAATCAAAATCAACAATGTTTAATTCTAAACCTTCAATATCAATTCTAAAGTATACTTTTTCAAAAAAATCAAGATAAATAAAATCTTTATATCTATAATACTTTATTTTTTCATTTAAACTTTTATAAAAAAACTTTGTATTATCAAGACCTTTACTCTGAAACTCTTTAAATTCCTCTTCTTTAATTTCATTAATCTTATATATATAATTATTATTCAAATTTAATCCTTTAATTTTCTCAAAATCTCCACCATAGCCAAAGTATCAAGTTTACAATACTCTAAAAGAGAAGTTCTCATTTTTTCTTTCTCTTTATCATCAGGCTTCCCAAGATTTGCAAAAGCATTCATAGCTTCGCTTCCATTTTGTACACCATCTAATTCTTTATATGCTTTTTCAAACTCTGGAACCAATGATGGTAATACATACTTGATAGAATAACTTCCTTGCATAGAAGGTGTTATATACCATTTCTTGTGGAAAGGGATCATCAAGTCTTTCATGTTTTCATTTATACTTAGTAGGTGTTCGCTATATTCTGAGTAAGTATTTGCAAGTCTTGATATAACACCTTTTTCAAAACTCATGTTATAAGCTAAAACTGTCACATCACTTGGTATATCTTCAATTAATCTTTTTACTATTTTCTCTCTTGGGTCAATACCATCTTGTGCTAAAAATTCTTTGTGTCCTAAAGTTCCATCTTTATACTCTATATGAAGTGAATATTGAAAAGGTATTTGCTCAAAAGGTTTAAGACCTTTGTATTGTGGTACTGCTTGTTGGAATGTCTCAAAATCAAGATGATAAATAGGATATGTCAAATCATCGCAAAAGGCTTTGATATTCTCACTATCAATATAGGTTGTATTGTTTTTATAGTTTTCTACTGCTTTTTTTTGATTCGCTGTTAACTCAAAGTTTTCTGGAATATCTTCTATATTTACTATTCCTTGAGAATATAGCTCTACTTGCTTTTTACTTCCAAGTTTGAAAATATTAAATATAGAATAATCTGGAATTTGTCTTTGAACTTTCCAACAGTAGTCTTTAGCATCACATGCATAAGGCTTTTTACAATGACTTCCTATATCAATATTTGGTTCATTTTGTTTATCAGATAAATACACCCTAAACTCTTCTAAATTTTTTGGGATATTTGATTGTAATTCTTCTACTTGTGAACTTACTTCATCAATCACAAAAAGTTTATCAAGTTCTAGTTTATCACCTCTTATATACTCATTGTTTATATAAACTACATTTGAACTTTTGATATTGAAGCCTAGATTTGTAAGTACATAATACTGTATAGAGACATCATGTAAATATATATCTTTTAAAGAAGTTGAACTTTTAACTTCATAGATACTTACTCCATCATCTTCTACTTCTAAAACATCTACCATCACTAAGATGCCTTGATATTCAAAAGTGGCTTCATAGATATAGGGTAGTTTTTCATCTAAATACTCTTGAGTAGTATCTAACATTAAAGAGAAATCTTTTGAGAAGTGCACTTCTTTACCATCAGGGAAAAGTTTACAAGCTAAGTTCCCTACTATATTTCCAGTTTCAAATATAGCTTGGGCTGATTCATCAGGTGGGGTTAGCACACTTGGCTTATACTTTTTAAGCCAAAGTGCTTTAGGGCACTGGATGCCTTTTGTGTAGAGGGATTTGGAGAGGTTCATTTTAATTCCTTAAAAAAAGTCTTTTTAAATCACTTATTGTTAAGTTTAAATAATTTTCTTTACAATAACAATCAGAACATTTTCTCCATTCAAAATAATTTTTTGAAATCAACTCTTTATTTATCAACATCGACAATTCATCTTTTAAAACTTTACTTAATACTATTGCCCCATCTTCTATAGATACACAAGGATCATCAACAATAATTTTCTCTAAATAATCGAATAAAATTGGATCTGTTGCATTTCTTACAGTAAACATTTTCCGTTGAATATCATATTCATCCCATTTTTCTTTTAGCTCACATACACTTTGAAAATACTTGTTTTCCATAGTCTCATTTTCATCCCAATAAATTGGATTATTTTTTGTAACC includes the following:
- a CDS encoding DUF2779 domain-containing protein → MNLSKSLYTKGIQCPKALWLKKYKPSVLTPPDESAQAIFETGNIVGNLACKLFPDGKEVHFSKDFSLMLDTTQEYLDEKLPYIYEATFEYQGILVMVDVLEVEDDGVSIYEVKSSTSLKDIYLHDVSIQYYVLTNLGFNIKSSNVVYINNEYIRGDKLELDKLFVIDEVSSQVEELQSNIPKNLEEFRVYLSDKQNEPNIDIGSHCKKPYACDAKDYCWKVQRQIPDYSIFNIFKLGSKKQVELYSQGIVNIEDIPENFELTANQKKAVENYKNNTTYIDSENIKAFCDDLTYPIYHLDFETFQQAVPQYKGLKPFEQIPFQYSLHIEYKDGTLGHKEFLAQDGIDPREKIVKRLIEDIPSDVTVLAYNMSFEKGVISRLANTYSEYSEHLLSINENMKDLMIPFHKKWYITPSMQGSYSIKYVLPSLVPEFEKAYKELDGVQNGSEAMNAFANLGKPDDKEKEKMRTSLLEYCKLDTLAMVEILRKLKD